Part of the Pseudomonas abietaniphila genome is shown below.
CAATATCCTGCTCAAGGTCAATCAGGACGGTTCGCAAGTTCGTGTGAAGGACGTTGGTACAGTCGGTCTGGGCGGCGAGAACTACAGCATCGACGCGCAGTTCAACGGCAAACCGGCTTCCGGTCTTGCGATCAAGCTGGCAACCGGTGCGAACGCACTGGACACCGCCAAGGCGATCCGCGCGACCATTTCGCAACTGGAACCCTTCTTCCCGCCAGGCATGAAAGTCGTCTACCCGTACGACACCACGCCGGTGGTGACCGAGTCGATCTCCGGGGTTGTTCACACCCTCGGTGAAGCAATCGTGCTGGTCTTCCTGGTGATGTACCTGTTCCTGCAGAACTTCCGCGCAACTGTCATCACGACACTGACGGTTCCGGTGGTATTGCTGGGTACCTTCGGCATCCTCGCCGCAGCGGGTTTCACCATCAACACCCTGACCATGTTCGGCATGATTCTGGCCATCGGCTTGCTGGTGGACGATGCCATCGTGGTGGTGGAAAACGTCGAACGGGTGATGGCGGAAGACAAGCTGTCCCCGCGTGAGGCCACCATCAAGTCCATGGAGCAGATCCAGGGTGCACTGGTCGGTATTGCACTCGTTCTCTCGGCGGTACTGCTGCCGATGGCTTTCTTCGGCGGCTCCACCGGTGTGATTTACCGGCAGTTCTCGATCACCATTGTCTCGGCCATGGCCCTGTCGGTGCTGGTTGCGCTGATCTTCACCCCTGCCTTGTGCTCGACCATGCTCAAGCCCATTGACCATGAAAAACACGGGCAACCGAAACGTGGATTCTTTGGCTGGTTCAACCGCACGTTCGACCGCAGCGTACTGAGCTACGAGCGCGGCGTCGGGAACATGATCAAGCACAAGATCCCGGCTTATCTGGTTTACCTGCTGATCATCTGCGGCACCGTCTGGATGTTCACACGCATCCCGAGCGCGTTCCTGCCGGAAGAAGACCAGGGCGTTATCTTTGCCCAGGTTCAGACGCCGCCCGGCTCCACAGCCGAACGCACCCAAGTGGTGATCGACAACATGCGCAAATACCTGCTGGAGCAAGAGTCCAGTGCGGTTAACTCGGTGTTCACGGTCAACGGGTTCAACTTCGCGGGTCGCGGCCAGAGCTCGGGTCTTGCGTTCATCATGCTCAAACCGTGGGAAGACCGTGACGCGTCCAACAGCGTGTTCGAGCTTGCCAAGCGTGCTCAGCAGCATTTCTTTGGATTCCGCGATGCGATGACATTCGCCGTCGTACCGCCTGCCGTACTGGAACTGGGTAACGCCACCGGTTTCGACGTGTACCTCCAGGATCAGGGCGGTGTGGGCCACGCCAAGCTGATGGAAGCGCGTAACCAACTGCTCGGCATGGCAGCACAAAGCAAGATACTGGCGGGCGTGCGGCCCAACGGTCTGAACGATGAGCCGCAGTATCAGTTGGTCATCGATGACGAGCGTGCCCAGGCACTGGGTGTCAGCCTCTCGGACATCAACACCACACTCTCGGTGGCGTTCGGTGGTAACTACGTCAACGACTTCATCGACCGCGGCCGGGTTAAAAAGGTGTACGTGCAGGGTCAACCCAACGCGCGGATGAAGCCTGAAGACCTGAAGAAATGGTACGTGCGCAACACCGCAGGGGAGATGGTGCCGTTTGCCTCGTTCGCCACCGGCGAGTGGGTGTTCGGTTCGCCAAAACTGTCGCGCTATAACGGTGTTCCGGCCGAGGAAGTACTGGGTACTCCGGCGCCAGGCTACAGCACCGGTGAGGCGATGGCCGAGGTCGAGCAACTGGCCAAGAAACTGCCTGCAGGCATCGGCATCTCGTGGACAGGTCTGTCTTACGAGGAGCGTCTGTCCGGTTCTCAGGCCCCAGCGCTGTATGCGCTGTCGATTCTGGTGGTCTTCCTCTGCCTTGCGGCCCTGTATGAAAGCTGGTCGATTCCGATCGCGGTCATTCTGGTTATCCCGCTGGGCGTGATCGGTGCACTGATGGCAACCAGTCTGCGGGGCCTGTCCAACGACGTGTTCTTCCAGGTGGGCTTGCTGGTAACCGTGGGTCTGGCGGCGAAAAACGCCATTCTTATCGTCGAGTTCGCCAAGGAACTCCATGAGCAGGGCAAAGGTCTGGTTGAAGCGACCATCGAGGCATGCCGGATGCGTCTGCGGCCAATCGTCATGACGTCGATGGCGTTCATCCTCGGCGTAGTGCCCCTGGCGATTTCCTCGGGTGCAGGTGCAGGCAGCCAACATTCGATCGGTACTGGCGTGATCGGCGGTATGATCACCGCCGTGATCCTGGCGATCTTCTGGGTACCTCTGTTCTTCGTTTCGGTATCCTCGCTGTTCAAGAGCAAACAGAAACACACCCCACACGATGAGGCTGGCCAATGAGCA
Proteins encoded:
- a CDS encoding efflux RND transporter permease subunit, yielding MSKFFIDRPIFAWVIALVIMLVGTLSILKLPINQYPAIAPPAIAIQVTYPGANAQTVQDTVVQVIEQQLNGIDNLRYVASESNSDGSMTITATFNQGTNPDIAQVQVQNKLNLATPLLPQEVQQQGIRVTKAVKNFLMVVGLVSEDGSMAKEDLSNYIVSNMQDPISRTSGVGDFQVFGAQYAMRIWLDPAKLNNFQLTPVDVKTAISAQNVQVSSGQLGGLPALKGQQLNATIIGKTRLQTAEQFGNILLKVNQDGSQVRVKDVGTVGLGGENYSIDAQFNGKPASGLAIKLATGANALDTAKAIRATISQLEPFFPPGMKVVYPYDTTPVVTESISGVVHTLGEAIVLVFLVMYLFLQNFRATVITTLTVPVVLLGTFGILAAAGFTINTLTMFGMILAIGLLVDDAIVVVENVERVMAEDKLSPREATIKSMEQIQGALVGIALVLSAVLLPMAFFGGSTGVIYRQFSITIVSAMALSVLVALIFTPALCSTMLKPIDHEKHGQPKRGFFGWFNRTFDRSVLSYERGVGNMIKHKIPAYLVYLLIICGTVWMFTRIPSAFLPEEDQGVIFAQVQTPPGSTAERTQVVIDNMRKYLLEQESSAVNSVFTVNGFNFAGRGQSSGLAFIMLKPWEDRDASNSVFELAKRAQQHFFGFRDAMTFAVVPPAVLELGNATGFDVYLQDQGGVGHAKLMEARNQLLGMAAQSKILAGVRPNGLNDEPQYQLVIDDERAQALGVSLSDINTTLSVAFGGNYVNDFIDRGRVKKVYVQGQPNARMKPEDLKKWYVRNTAGEMVPFASFATGEWVFGSPKLSRYNGVPAEEVLGTPAPGYSTGEAMAEVEQLAKKLPAGIGISWTGLSYEERLSGSQAPALYALSILVVFLCLAALYESWSIPIAVILVIPLGVIGALMATSLRGLSNDVFFQVGLLVTVGLAAKNAILIVEFAKELHEQGKGLVEATIEACRMRLRPIVMTSMAFILGVVPLAISSGAGAGSQHSIGTGVIGGMITAVILAIFWVPLFFVSVSSLFKSKQKHTPHDEAGQ